One window of Saprospiraceae bacterium genomic DNA carries:
- a CDS encoding alginate lyase family protein — MIKIALLYIHTLRFLKFRQIYYQLYYRIKWTFFYRIANYKKWDLLQWDLRAISYPYIYCGNQSIRHLSFDLLNQTKEFENAVDWNFSEYGKLWNYHLQYMDYLLDDSIPINQRSDLLKDISNHILKGVLKLEPYPVSRRIVSSLLFINSYNQDLDPSITFALKRQVHFLESNIEYHLDANHLLENYMALCFAFCYLNEKVKFDFYYIKLNEQLDKQLLSDGAHFEKSPSYHLHILYRLLLIYQTAEVYFNPLTDLTKLKDFISKMVSWADQMLLNQSNFPLFNDSTYGQNPDYIQLQSIWKRLVTSFKEIELSESGYRKLQQHDFCLIVNCGHVIPVFQPGHIHADMLHLVLYYKDKAVLVDCGISTYENNLIRLFEKSTASHNTICYENENQSQIWGAFRMAKRAKIQLISFSKNSLEARVTWHNGFQHTRKILLTENCLCIEDSVVPLNRKFKSTIANFHFDAGIQIVPIETEWYIQELGLRINFEGSHQSELVPFEQAVDFNSKLDSTKLAVQFEETLVTYFKLIS, encoded by the coding sequence TTGATCAAAATAGCACTTTTATATATTCATACGCTTCGCTTTTTAAAATTCAGGCAAATTTATTATCAACTGTATTATCGCATCAAGTGGACTTTTTTTTATAGAATTGCAAATTATAAAAAATGGGATTTATTGCAGTGGGACCTTAGAGCCATTTCATATCCTTATATATATTGCGGAAATCAGTCCATCCGGCATTTAAGCTTTGATTTACTCAATCAAACCAAAGAATTTGAAAACGCAGTGGATTGGAATTTTTCAGAATATGGAAAGCTCTGGAATTATCACTTACAATACATGGACTATTTATTGGATGATTCCATTCCAATAAATCAGCGAAGCGATTTACTCAAAGACATTTCCAATCATATTCTCAAGGGGGTTTTGAAATTGGAACCCTATCCTGTTTCTCGTCGTATCGTCAGCAGTTTGCTTTTCATAAATAGTTACAATCAGGACCTGGATCCTTCTATCACCTTTGCATTAAAGCGTCAGGTACATTTTTTGGAATCAAATATTGAATATCATTTGGATGCCAATCATTTGCTTGAAAATTATATGGCACTCTGCTTCGCTTTTTGTTACTTGAATGAAAAAGTGAAGTTTGATTTTTATTATATTAAACTAAATGAGCAACTAGATAAGCAACTTTTAAGTGATGGAGCACATTTTGAGAAAAGCCCTAGTTACCATTTGCATATTCTATACCGTCTTTTGTTAATTTATCAAACTGCGGAGGTTTATTTTAATCCATTAACTGATTTAACCAAGCTAAAGGATTTCATTTCAAAAATGGTTTCATGGGCTGATCAAATGTTGTTGAACCAATCAAATTTTCCATTATTTAATGATTCTACTTATGGACAAAATCCAGACTACATTCAATTGCAATCCATTTGGAAACGATTGGTTACTTCATTTAAGGAAATTGAATTGAGTGAAAGTGGATACAGGAAACTGCAACAGCATGATTTTTGTTTGATTGTAAATTGTGGACATGTTATTCCAGTTTTTCAACCGGGACATATCCATGCAGACATGTTGCATTTGGTTCTTTATTATAAAGACAAGGCCGTCCTTGTTGATTGTGGCATTTCGACTTATGAAAACAATTTGATTAGATTGTTTGAGAAATCAACCGCTTCACACAATACAATTTGTTATGAGAATGAAAATCAATCGCAGATTTGGGGTGCATTCAGAATGGCAAAACGAGCAAAGATACAGCTAATTTCTTTTTCTAAAAATTCTCTTGAAGCCAGAGTAACCTGGCATAATGGATTTCAACATACACGTAAAATTTTGTTGACTGAAAATTGTTTATGTATTGAAGATAGTGTTGTACCTTTGAATAGAAAATTTAAATCAACAATAGCCAATTTTCATTTTGATGCAGGGATTCAAATAGTACCCATTGAAACAGAATGGTACATTCAGGAACTTGGATTGAGAATTAATTTTGAAGGATCCCATCAAAGCGAGTTAGTTCCATTTGAACAGGCTGTTGATTTTAATTCGAAATTGGATAGCACGAAGTTAGCTGTTCAGTTTGAGGAAACACTTGTAACATATTTTAAACTGATTTCTTGA
- a CDS encoding bi-domain-containing oxidoreductase — translation MKLLMQSLKSGETFFEEIPKPAAGKNFVLVESVCSLVSPGTERMLVHFGKSNWIQKIAQQPEKFKQVVQKIQTDGLLNTYKAVEAKLDQAIPLGYSNVGIIREIGAGVHEFKIGDRVVCNGFHAEYNIISKNLCARIPDSVSNEDAAMTLLAAIALQGIRLADVELGERVVVMGLGLIGLLACQILKASGCEVIGMDVSDDSIELARQLGIRSLNSSIHKSGELFQSEFKGIGADAVIITASAKQDLINDAAALCRIRGRIILIGLVGNEISRDLFYKKELTFQVACSYGPGRYDPDYEDKAIDYPIGFVRWTEKSNMEAILQLMEQGQLQLSPLVKQRVSFDQVIQSYYMNLDQLKYANLIDYQTESPLKDRQTIFLNSDQDRKGPFRIGVIGSGNFCSSIILPELKKFPVELITLCSSRPNAGQLAKKFGFQNISSELDAVILNPDINLVIIANRHHAHASLIIKCLEAGKQVFVEKPLCILREDLKKIQTSYNGNSRLAVGYNRRFAPSITKICNLIKGVENQLSINYVINAGYIDPKHWVQDPEIGGGRILGEVCHFIDLCNFLTKSNVIALNTISMGTETNSQLADTLSIQLKYANGSMATIQYLGNGSKQLEKETIQVFFTNKVIELHNFKRIRNFGLRSPVHLFQTQDKGYYHQFKELLNPESDYFNNSYFEEVCHVSTLCFDIIDQLQGKNQ, via the coding sequence ATGAAGTTATTAATGCAAAGTCTTAAATCCGGTGAAACATTTTTTGAAGAAATTCCAAAACCGGCAGCTGGTAAAAATTTTGTACTTGTAGAGTCTGTGTGTTCGTTGGTATCTCCTGGTACTGAGCGAATGCTGGTACACTTTGGAAAGTCAAATTGGATCCAAAAAATTGCACAGCAACCTGAAAAATTTAAACAGGTGGTTCAAAAAATTCAAACCGACGGTTTACTAAATACGTATAAAGCAGTTGAAGCTAAATTGGATCAGGCAATTCCATTGGGATATTCAAATGTTGGGATCATTCGAGAAATTGGTGCTGGGGTCCACGAATTTAAAATTGGAGATCGTGTTGTTTGCAATGGATTTCATGCAGAATATAATATCATTTCAAAAAATTTATGTGCGAGAATACCGGATTCAGTTTCAAATGAAGATGCTGCAATGACCTTGCTTGCTGCAATTGCTTTACAAGGAATCCGGCTGGCTGATGTTGAGTTGGGAGAGCGCGTTGTGGTTATGGGTTTGGGTTTAATTGGTTTGTTGGCATGTCAAATTTTAAAAGCCAGTGGATGTGAGGTGATCGGTATGGATGTTTCTGATGATTCCATAGAGCTTGCGAGACAATTAGGAATCCGTTCATTGAATAGCAGCATCCACAAATCAGGAGAATTATTTCAATCTGAATTTAAAGGAATAGGAGCAGATGCAGTGATCATAACTGCAAGTGCAAAACAAGATTTGATTAATGATGCTGCAGCATTGTGTAGAATACGTGGGCGTATCATTTTAATCGGACTTGTTGGCAATGAAATCAGCCGTGATTTATTTTATAAAAAAGAACTTACTTTTCAAGTTGCATGTAGTTATGGCCCCGGACGATATGATCCTGATTACGAGGATAAGGCCATCGATTACCCAATCGGCTTTGTAAGATGGACAGAAAAGAGCAATATGGAAGCAATCCTGCAATTGATGGAACAGGGTCAACTGCAATTAAGTCCACTAGTGAAACAACGCGTATCCTTTGATCAGGTGATACAATCGTATTATATGAACTTAGATCAATTGAAATATGCTAATTTAATTGATTACCAAACTGAGAGTCCATTAAAAGATCGGCAGACAATTTTTTTGAATTCAGATCAAGATCGCAAAGGCCCATTTCGAATTGGAGTGATAGGTTCGGGAAATTTTTGTTCATCCATTATTTTACCTGAACTTAAAAAATTTCCTGTTGAATTGATCACATTGTGCAGCAGTCGCCCCAATGCGGGTCAACTTGCTAAAAAATTTGGATTTCAAAATATCAGTTCTGAACTGGACGCCGTGATTCTAAATCCAGACATTAATTTAGTAATCATTGCAAACAGACACCACGCGCATGCCAGTTTGATTATTAAATGTTTGGAAGCAGGGAAACAAGTGTTTGTTGAAAAACCGCTATGCATCCTAAGGGAAGATCTTAAAAAAATTCAGACATCCTATAATGGCAATAGCAGACTTGCGGTAGGCTATAACAGACGGTTTGCACCATCAATTACCAAGATTTGCAATTTAATTAAAGGAGTTGAAAACCAATTAAGCATAAATTATGTAATTAATGCTGGATATATTGATCCAAAACATTGGGTTCAGGATCCTGAAATTGGTGGTGGAAGAATACTTGGTGAAGTATGTCATTTTATTGACCTGTGTAATTTCCTTACAAAATCAAATGTAATTGCTTTGAATACAATCTCAATGGGTACAGAGACAAATTCCCAATTAGCAGATACCTTGAGCATCCAGCTGAAATATGCAAATGGGAGTATGGCAACCATTCAATATCTAGGCAATGGATCAAAGCAACTAGAGAAAGAAACTATTCAAGTTTTTTTTACAAATAAAGTAATTGAACTCCATAATTTTAAGCGAATCAGAAATTTTGGATTACGTTCTCCGGTTCATTTATTTCAAACACAAGACAAAGGGTATTACCATCAATTCAAGGAATTACTCAATCCTGAATCTGACTATTTTAATAATTCGTATTTTGAAGAAGTGTGTCATGTTAGTACCTTGTGTTTTGATATCATTGATCAACTTCAAGGAAAGAATCAATAG
- a CDS encoding DUF1732 domain-containing protein, translating to MNRFEQELLYYLERLDITEEKVRLRQHCEYFLEEINKETTQKSRKLNFITQEIGREINTLGSKAQFSPIQKLVVNMKDELEKIKEQMANVL from the coding sequence ATGAATCGATTTGAACAAGAATTGCTTTACTACCTCGAACGGCTGGATATCACTGAAGAAAAAGTTAGACTCCGGCAACACTGCGAATATTTCTTAGAAGAAATTAATAAAGAGACTACACAAAAATCCAGAAAACTTAATTTTATTACACAGGAAATTGGAAGAGAAATAAATACCTTAGGTTCAAAAGCACAATTTTCTCCAATTCAGAAATTGGTAGTCAATATGAAAGACGAACTGGAAAAAATAAAAGAACAAATGGCAAATGTTTTATGA
- a CDS encoding glycosyltransferase WbuB: MKHILYLSYYYEPDLSAGSFRNTYLAKTLSKCLTEFTHIHLICTHPNRYASHDKKVPDVEEHGNLTIYRIHVPQHHNRFFKQLISFYYYQRGVWKLLRKIKFHTIFVSSSKLFTAHLAYRISKKTMAPYYLDLRDLFSENLAEFIPYPRLANAISKFVRNKFEIPTLMHAKHISINSEGFRDSIPKTYRGKISFFPNGIDDLFYGWSQNTELSTKRMIVTYAGNIGEAQALHKIIPPLADYLKGSHTFQIIGDGSAKHKLEAEIERYGLNNIIIIPPVERSQLLNYYCNSHYLFLHLNDYKSLEKVLPSKLFEYGGGNVPIIAGVSGVAKKFMEEELKENIFIFEPCNFPMIKDYMEMHPYTIKFRMEFIKKYNRQYITYMMTESILAEFYGHR, from the coding sequence TTGAAGCATATCCTTTATTTGAGTTATTACTATGAACCGGATCTTAGTGCCGGCTCTTTTCGTAATACCTATCTTGCTAAAACGCTATCAAAGTGTCTCACGGAGTTTACGCACATTCATCTTATTTGTACCCATCCGAACCGATATGCATCTCATGACAAGAAAGTACCGGATGTTGAGGAACATGGAAATTTAACAATTTACCGGATTCATGTACCACAACATCATAACCGTTTTTTTAAACAGTTGATTTCATTCTATTATTATCAGCGAGGTGTATGGAAACTTTTAAGAAAAATTAAATTTCATACGATTTTTGTTTCTTCTTCTAAATTGTTTACAGCGCATTTGGCATATAGAATTTCTAAGAAAACCATGGCGCCTTATTATTTAGATTTAAGGGATTTGTTTTCAGAAAATCTGGCTGAATTTATTCCCTACCCACGGTTGGCAAATGCAATCAGCAAGTTTGTTCGAAATAAGTTTGAAATTCCAACTTTGATGCATGCTAAACACATCAGTATTAACTCAGAGGGATTTCGTGACAGTATTCCAAAGACCTATAGGGGTAAAATCAGTTTTTTCCCAAATGGAATTGATGATCTTTTTTATGGATGGTCCCAAAATACAGAATTATCTACAAAAAGAATGATCGTAACCTATGCCGGAAATATAGGAGAAGCTCAAGCACTTCACAAGATCATCCCGCCTTTAGCAGACTATTTAAAAGGAAGTCATACATTCCAGATTATTGGCGATGGTTCAGCCAAGCACAAATTGGAAGCTGAAATTGAACGATATGGTTTAAATAATATAATCATAATTCCTCCGGTTGAGCGCAGTCAACTGTTAAATTACTATTGCAATTCACATTATCTATTTTTACATTTAAATGATTATAAATCGCTTGAAAAAGTGCTTCCATCTAAATTGTTTGAATATGGGGGCGGAAATGTACCAATCATCGCAGGTGTTTCTGGTGTTGCTAAGAAATTTATGGAGGAGGAACTTAAAGAGAATATTTTTATATTTGAACCTTGCAATTTTCCTATGATTAAAGATTACATGGAAATGCATCCGTACACAATTAAATTTCGAATGGAATTTATTAAAAAGTACAACCGTCAATATATTACTTATATGATGACCGAATCCATCTTAGCCGAATTTTATGGTCACCGATGA
- a CDS encoding integration host factor subunit beta, protein MRKADLVALISEKSGVPKVDVLVSLEMFFKEVKQSLAQGENVYIRGFGSFVVKKRAKKIGRHIKKNVAIEIPEHFIPSFKPAKIFVDHVKLGKEPEGHEYEEDENDDH, encoded by the coding sequence ATGAGAAAAGCTGATCTGGTAGCATTGATCTCTGAAAAATCAGGTGTTCCGAAGGTGGACGTATTAGTTTCACTTGAAATGTTTTTTAAAGAAGTTAAACAGTCATTAGCTCAGGGAGAAAATGTCTATATCAGAGGTTTTGGTTCTTTTGTTGTTAAGAAAAGAGCAAAAAAGATTGGTCGTCACATTAAAAAGAATGTTGCGATTGAAATTCCAGAACATTTTATACCGTCATTCAAACCTGCCAAAATCTTTGTTGACCACGTTAAATTGGGCAAAGAACCGGAAGGGCATGAATACGAAGAAGATGAAAACGATGATCATTAA
- the neuC gene encoding UDP-N-acetylglucosamine 2-epimerase (hydrolyzing) produces MSSKEIRKICVVITARPSYSRIKSALTAIQNHKDLELQLVVAASALLDRYGKAFEYIEQDGFRIAAKVFNVLEGENLTAQAKTTGLGILELATVFENLKPDAVVTIADRFETMATAVASSYMNIPLIHIQGGEVTGSIDEKVRHAITKLADLHLVASEDAYQRVIRLGESVESVVVTGCPSLDIALDVIQQEKSIFDPLSKYGGVGTDRFNPDDFVVVLQHPVTTEYHEARSQIEISLQAIKALDKSCLWFWPNVDAGSDGTSKGIRAFREKYPDSNIHFFKNMEPADFLRLLLSCKCLIGNSSVGIRESSFLGIPVVDIGSRQAGRSRGANVLHVEYNQEEIVKAIQSQINHGKYKPEFIYGDGKAGVRIADALASLPLTFDKKISY; encoded by the coding sequence ATGTCGAGTAAAGAAATACGCAAAATTTGCGTGGTTATAACAGCAAGACCCAGTTATAGCAGGATTAAATCGGCTTTGACTGCCATTCAAAATCATAAAGATCTTGAATTGCAATTGGTTGTGGCAGCATCCGCATTATTGGACCGATATGGTAAGGCATTTGAATACATCGAACAAGATGGATTTCGCATCGCTGCTAAAGTTTTTAATGTTCTGGAAGGCGAAAATCTTACAGCACAAGCTAAAACAACGGGCTTGGGAATTCTTGAACTGGCAACGGTATTTGAAAATCTTAAACCCGATGCCGTAGTAACAATTGCTGATCGTTTTGAAACGATGGCAACTGCAGTTGCTTCAAGTTATATGAACATTCCTTTAATTCATATACAAGGTGGAGAAGTAACTGGTAGCATTGATGAAAAAGTTAGACACGCAATCACAAAACTTGCAGACCTTCATTTAGTTGCATCTGAAGATGCCTACCAGCGTGTGATTCGGTTAGGAGAATCGGTGGAATCCGTGGTCGTTACGGGCTGTCCATCTTTGGATATTGCATTAGATGTTATACAACAAGAAAAGTCCATTTTTGATCCATTATCAAAATATGGCGGCGTAGGTACCGATCGGTTTAATCCAGATGATTTTGTAGTTGTATTGCAACATCCAGTCACAACAGAATATCATGAAGCGCGTTCACAAATTGAAATTAGCTTGCAAGCCATTAAAGCATTGGACAAATCCTGTCTGTGGTTTTGGCCAAATGTTGATGCAGGTTCAGATGGAACTTCTAAAGGGATTCGAGCGTTTCGTGAGAAGTATCCAGACTCTAACATCCATTTCTTTAAAAATATGGAGCCTGCTGATTTTTTAAGGCTTTTATTATCGTGTAAATGCCTTATCGGAAATTCAAGTGTGGGCATCCGTGAAAGCTCGTTTTTGGGAATTCCAGTGGTAGACATCGGAAGCAGACAAGCTGGACGGTCCCGTGGTGCCAATGTCTTGCATGTGGAATACAACCAGGAAGAAATAGTAAAGGCAATCCAATCCCAGATAAATCATGGTAAGTATAAACCGGAATTTATTTATGGCGATGGGAAAGCAGGTGTTCGAATTGCAGATGCTTTAGCGAGCTTGCCGCTTACATTTGATAAAAAAATCAGCTATTGA
- a CDS encoding acylneuraminate cytidylyltransferase family protein yields the protein MSKVLGIIPARAGSKRVPGKNMRQLNGEPLISYALDAALNSKKLTAIAVSSDDESILSYARLYNSKILCIQRPESLSTDQSTALEYTQHALEFLEKHNSLNFDLVVIIQVTSPFTINDDIDSVIECLEASKADCAASVRRVPHDLHPIKFKRIEHGLLVPLVETENGRMAAHQLDPVYVRNGAVYASKIELIQKKQLLNENCAAFIMPDERSLDINTEMDLQFAQFLMQAL from the coding sequence ATGAGTAAGGTATTAGGTATCATTCCAGCCCGTGCAGGATCAAAAAGAGTTCCAGGAAAAAATATGCGGCAGCTCAATGGAGAACCCTTGATAAGTTATGCATTGGATGCTGCTTTAAATTCCAAAAAATTGACTGCAATTGCTGTAAGTTCTGATGATGAATCTATCTTGAGTTATGCTAGACTTTATAACTCAAAAATACTTTGCATTCAAAGACCCGAATCTCTCTCCACGGATCAATCCACCGCACTGGAATACACGCAGCATGCACTGGAATTTCTGGAAAAACATAATTCCTTAAATTTTGATCTTGTTGTCATCATCCAAGTTACAAGTCCTTTTACAATAAATGACGACATTGATTCAGTTATTGAATGCCTTGAAGCTAGCAAAGCCGATTGTGCAGCAAGCGTCAGAAGGGTCCCTCATGACCTTCATCCTATTAAATTTAAGCGAATAGAACACGGATTATTAGTCCCTTTAGTGGAAACAGAAAATGGTCGTATGGCAGCCCATCAATTAGATCCCGTGTATGTTCGGAATGGGGCTGTTTATGCTTCAAAGATTGAGTTGATTCAAAAAAAACAATTATTAAATGAAAACTGTGCTGCTTTTATAATGCCTGACGAACGTTCGTTAGACATTAATACAGAAATGGATTTGCAATTTGCCCAATTTTTAATGCAGGCTTTATGA
- the wecB gene encoding UDP-N-acetylglucosamine 2-epimerase (non-hydrolyzing): MKIIQVVGARPNFMKVAPLHNALKAWPQIESIIVHTGQHFDKQMSTVFFEQLALPKPDFYLGVTGGSHTKMTAEIMLAFENVLEQVQPDLIVVVGDVTSTIACALTAVRLRIPVAHVEAGLRSNDLHMPEEINRILTDRLSEYLFTTEASANLNLIQENIPQQKIHFVGNCMIDSLHYYLPKAKSLQTALTYNLGNKEFAMMTMHRPSNVDDQNGLKKMLDLIVELCKRFPLVFPVHPRTRKNMERFQLLEQFNSIPNLIITEPLAYLEFISLMSACSLILTDSGGIQEESTYLQIPCLTFRKTTERPVTVEIGTNILIDDLDVQNALVYVDQIRSGNLKKGQIPELWDGHAAERIATILVGI; encoded by the coding sequence ATGAAAATTATACAAGTGGTGGGTGCGCGACCAAATTTTATGAAGGTAGCTCCTTTGCACAATGCGCTGAAAGCATGGCCACAGATCGAATCTATTATTGTTCACACCGGGCAGCATTTTGATAAACAAATGAGTACGGTATTTTTTGAGCAACTTGCTTTGCCCAAACCTGATTTTTATTTAGGTGTAACAGGAGGATCTCACACCAAAATGACAGCAGAAATTATGCTTGCATTTGAAAATGTGTTGGAGCAAGTTCAACCGGACCTAATCGTCGTGGTGGGGGATGTCACCTCCACAATTGCGTGCGCTTTAACAGCGGTTAGATTGAGAATTCCGGTAGCGCACGTAGAAGCTGGACTTCGCAGCAATGATCTTCACATGCCCGAGGAAATAAATAGAATCCTTACAGATCGTTTGAGTGAATATTTATTCACAACCGAGGCTTCTGCAAATTTAAATCTTATACAAGAAAACATTCCTCAGCAGAAAATTCATTTTGTAGGAAATTGCATGATTGATTCTTTGCACTATTATTTGCCTAAAGCAAAATCTTTGCAAACAGCCCTTACCTACAACCTGGGAAACAAGGAATTTGCAATGATGACAATGCATCGTCCATCAAATGTTGACGATCAAAACGGATTAAAGAAAATGCTTGACCTAATTGTTGAATTATGCAAGCGTTTTCCATTGGTATTTCCTGTTCATCCACGAACTCGGAAAAACATGGAACGTTTTCAGTTACTCGAGCAATTTAATTCCATCCCAAACTTGATTATTACAGAGCCACTTGCATATCTCGAATTTATTAGTTTGATGAGTGCGTGTAGTTTAATTTTAACAGATTCGGGAGGAATTCAAGAAGAATCTACCTATTTGCAAATTCCCTGTTTAACATTTAGAAAAACAACTGAGCGTCCAGTGACCGTTGAAATTGGAACAAATATTCTGATAGATGACCTTGATGTACAAAATGCGCTAGTTTATGTGGATCAAATTCGTTCTGGAAATTTAAAAAAGGGACAGATACCGGAATTATGGGATGGTCATGCAGCTGAACGAATTGCAACGATTCTTGTAGGTATTTAA
- a CDS encoding glycosyltransferase family 4 protein, whose protein sequence is MVTDDSLCIAVLANSSWNIFNFRKTLIQFLTEQNYRVLVIAPEDEYTKFIENWKCVEYIPIKHLNAKSHNPFQDLMLFFEYFKILEHYKPDLILPHTIKPNIYSSLAARWLKISTVSSLTGLGSVFIRNTFVNRIIQKCYHWALASNKYILFHNHIDRNEWCQRSLFPIARTGIIPGSGIDLNFFKPGSVNINSGQIIFLYLGRLHPDKGIREFLFATQILSQTQLNARFWVAGDLLEADYKKGYEEILHLLHSIPKLEYLGKQTEIASLLAQVHFVVLPSYREGMSRSLMEAMAICKPVIATNVTGNTELITDGVEGLLVPANDIQALSNAMVRISQITAEQYKAMGAAGRLKIESLYSNQKVLEAYSKFFLKAIQ, encoded by the coding sequence ATGGTCACCGATGATAGCTTATGCATAGCAGTTCTTGCTAATTCTTCCTGGAATATTTTTAATTTTCGAAAAACACTGATTCAATTTTTAACGGAGCAAAATTATCGGGTTTTAGTAATTGCACCGGAAGATGAATATACAAAGTTTATTGAAAATTGGAAATGCGTTGAATACATTCCAATTAAACACCTTAATGCTAAATCACACAACCCATTTCAGGATTTGATGTTGTTTTTTGAATATTTTAAGATATTAGAGCATTATAAACCCGACTTGATTTTACCACATACGATCAAGCCGAATATATATTCGAGTTTGGCAGCAAGATGGCTTAAAATTTCAACCGTTTCAAGCTTAACCGGTTTAGGCAGTGTCTTCATTCGGAATACATTTGTTAATAGGATAATTCAGAAATGCTATCATTGGGCCTTAGCAAGCAACAAGTATATTTTATTTCATAATCACATAGATCGCAATGAGTGGTGTCAAAGGAGTTTATTTCCAATTGCAAGGACTGGTATTATTCCAGGCAGTGGCATTGATTTAAATTTTTTTAAACCTGGTTCAGTAAATATCAATTCAGGGCAAATTATTTTTTTGTATTTAGGGCGGCTTCATCCAGACAAAGGAATCAGGGAGTTTTTATTTGCAACTCAAATTTTGTCTCAGACACAATTGAATGCACGCTTTTGGGTTGCAGGCGATTTGCTTGAAGCAGATTATAAGAAAGGGTATGAAGAAATTCTCCATTTATTGCATTCAATTCCAAAGCTTGAATATCTGGGAAAACAAACTGAGATTGCATCTTTATTAGCGCAGGTTCATTTTGTGGTGTTGCCTTCTTATCGGGAAGGGATGTCCAGATCCTTAATGGAGGCAATGGCTATATGTAAACCGGTTATTGCTACGAATGTAACAGGGAACACTGAATTGATTACAGATGGGGTGGAGGGATTATTGGTCCCCGCCAATGATATTCAAGCGCTTTCCAATGCGATGGTACGCATATCGCAGATAACAGCAGAGCAATACAAAGCAATGGGTGCAGCAGGTCGCCTTAAAATTGAATCATTATACTCCAATCAAAAGGTTTTGGAAGCATATTCAAAATTCTTTTTGAAAGCAATACAATAA
- the gmk gene encoding guanylate kinase — MAGKIIILTAPSGSGKTTLANYLLNQFDQLVFSVSATTRPPRIGETHGVNYYFYSQQQFQTSIQQQEFLEFQEVYPGQYYGTLLSELERIWSLNKIALFDIDVKGAHVIESNFKENILSIYVKASSIETLKQRLILRGTETAESLERRLLKAQDELEYAKYFDYVISNDKLELAQSLVHEIVSDFVKTSLK, encoded by the coding sequence TTGGCCGGTAAAATTATCATCCTGACGGCACCATCCGGTTCTGGCAAAACGACCCTTGCCAATTACTTATTAAATCAATTCGATCAATTAGTATTTTCTGTTTCTGCCACAACCCGGCCACCAAGAATCGGTGAAACTCATGGTGTTAATTACTATTTTTATTCACAACAGCAATTTCAAACTTCAATACAGCAACAGGAATTTTTAGAATTTCAGGAAGTCTATCCCGGTCAATATTATGGCACCTTATTGTCTGAACTTGAACGGATCTGGTCCTTAAATAAAATTGCCTTGTTTGATATCGATGTAAAAGGTGCTCATGTAATAGAATCCAATTTTAAAGAAAACATTCTTTCTATTTATGTTAAAGCTTCCAGTATCGAAACCTTGAAACAACGTCTTATTTTGAGAGGCACAGAAACAGCTGAAAGTCTGGAAAGACGTTTATTAAAAGCACAAGATGAACTTGAATACGCAAAATATTTTGATTACGTGATCTCGAATGATAAACTGGAATTAGCGCAATCATTAGTCCATGAAATTGTCTCAGACTTTGTCAAGACTTCCTTGAAATAA